Proteins encoded within one genomic window of Triticum aestivum cultivar Chinese Spring chromosome 2D, IWGSC CS RefSeq v2.1, whole genome shotgun sequence:
- the LOC123048202 gene encoding uncharacterized protein isoform X1 yields the protein MSDEADTSNDGDMGNDMHDFHDGANGADELMGNENLESEESQDSHGFAGTSKTSKHNNATELVDENLENEEVQGNHGLTATSKTRPQTGEKRRVRGKNKCKEVADLMESQKIKVRFYNNRALSRSFARHLGRIVRNPRITPMRVKEWSNITDAARKHIFDANKDKFENIDDNIAIDVYKDEILDHVRKLWINWRGDLHRHFVKPNKTMQQAMKKVP from the exons ATGAGTGATGAAGCTGATACCAGCAATGATGGTGACATGGGAAATGATATGCATGATTTTCATG ATGGTGCAAATGGTGCAGATGAATTAATGGGTAATGAAAATCTGGAAAGTGAAGAATCCCAGGATAGCCATGGCTTTGCAGGTACCTCAAAGACCAGTAAGCACAACAATGCAACTGAATTAGTTGATGAAAATCTGGAAAATGAAGAAGTGCAGGGTAACCATGGCCTTACAGCTACGTCCAAGACTA GACCTCAAACAGGTGAAAAGCGCAGGGTCCGTGggaaaaataaatgcaaggaagtAGCTGATCTCATGGAGTCCCAAAAAATTAAAGTCCGGTTTTACAATAACCGTGCGCTTTCCAGAAGTTTTGCGCGACACTTGGGTAGAATCGTCCGTAATCCTAGAATTACCCCGATGAGGGTAAAGGAATGGTCCAATATTACTGATGCAGCTCGGAAACATATATTTGATGCAAATAAG GACAAGTTCGAAAATATTGACGACAACATTGCAATAGATGTGTACAAAGATGAGATATTAGACCATGTCAGGAAACTTTGGATCAACTGGCGTGGAGACTTGCACCGGCATTTTGTGAAACCCAACAAGACTATGCAACAGGCTATGAAAAAGGTACCTTAA
- the LOC123048202 gene encoding uncharacterized protein isoform X2: MSDEADTSNDGDMGNDMHDFHDELMGNENLESEESQDSHGFAGTSKTSKHNNATELVDENLENEEVQGNHGLTATSKTRPQTGEKRRVRGKNKCKEVADLMESQKIKVRFYNNRALSRSFARHLGRIVRNPRITPMRVKEWSNITDAARKHIFDANKDKFENIDDNIAIDVYKDEILDHVRKLWINWRGDLHRHFVKPNKTMQQAMKKVP, translated from the exons ATGAGTGATGAAGCTGATACCAGCAATGATGGTGACATGGGAAATGATATGCATGATTTTCATG ATGAATTAATGGGTAATGAAAATCTGGAAAGTGAAGAATCCCAGGATAGCCATGGCTTTGCAGGTACCTCAAAGACCAGTAAGCACAACAATGCAACTGAATTAGTTGATGAAAATCTGGAAAATGAAGAAGTGCAGGGTAACCATGGCCTTACAGCTACGTCCAAGACTA GACCTCAAACAGGTGAAAAGCGCAGGGTCCGTGggaaaaataaatgcaaggaagtAGCTGATCTCATGGAGTCCCAAAAAATTAAAGTCCGGTTTTACAATAACCGTGCGCTTTCCAGAAGTTTTGCGCGACACTTGGGTAGAATCGTCCGTAATCCTAGAATTACCCCGATGAGGGTAAAGGAATGGTCCAATATTACTGATGCAGCTCGGAAACATATATTTGATGCAAATAAG GACAAGTTCGAAAATATTGACGACAACATTGCAATAGATGTGTACAAAGATGAGATATTAGACCATGTCAGGAAACTTTGGATCAACTGGCGTGGAGACTTGCACCGGCATTTTGTGAAACCCAACAAGACTATGCAACAGGCTATGAAAAAGGTACCTTAA
- the LOC123048203 gene encoding uncharacterized protein produces MEVCMVVHAPASPSGASAEPQNSPGHRDSSPKCSVEMHLMEQPDSMVEFAHHTTDEENVQGDNMVEFVPDTINQEVEESPDEERSSDVSITDVDEDSIEYLRRQVVEDSEEEDKQEEVYQKVRKEFNERRASDAALRREARARNASRHKSNLNKIRRDFLRIYIPDYYKMVEK; encoded by the exons ATGGAAGTCTGCATGGTCGTTCATGCCCCTGCATCTCCGTCCGGCGCCTCTGCTGAACCACAAAACTCCCCCGGCCACCGCGATTCCTCCCCAAAATGCTCGGTAGAGATGCACTTGATGGAGCAACCAGATTCCATGGTTGAGTTTGCTCACCATACTACGGATGAAGAG AACGTGCAAGGCGACAACATGGTTGAGTTTGTTCCAGATACAATTAATCAGGAGGTAGAAGAGTCTCCTGATGAAgaacggagcagcgatgtctcaaTAACCGATGTCGATGAAGACTCTATTGAGTACCTGCGTAGGCAAGTTGTCGAAGACTCCGAGGAAGAAGACAAGCAAGAGGAAGTATACCAGAAGGTCCGGAAGGAATTTAATGAAAGACGTGCTAGTGATGCTGCATTGAGGAGGGAAGCAAGAGCCAGGAATGCATCTAGGCATAAGAGTAATCTGAACAAAATACGTAGAGACTTTTTGCGAATTTATATTCCTGACTACTACAAGATGGTGGAAAAATAA
- the LOC123048204 gene encoding uncharacterized protein isoform X2, with the protein MEIAISAVASELVSRFISFLMNKCHSSHAQSEEKKVERLQHLLMRACTIVEEADTRYITNSGMMMQLKMLSEAMYRGHSLLDASRYRALQDGAGFDKVSSNDSSSNSLYLVIPVKRSRTMAEKGNKAMGLDSHGALESLEIVVANMSEFVVLLGGCERMSRRPYDVYLYTDNFMFSRHAEKQKLLSFLLEHNDPSGDHALAILPLIGGVAVGKKTLVAHVCGDDRVRSRFSSILHLNGDNLLGILGDGRAMIEIMLVVIDFTSDVGDDDWKVFHSFLIRMGRGSKVIIALAFGSIEPAEHPRLVQIADEFAMVIHSSQVSLVATNMFTDVLRSNLDVQFWRCILDKVARMVKRNRSIYGLNPTMRIEQGHPVDITDIALHPLSMKPYSDNISIKTELPSVTFGELITDPTVRPKGDFTLIAWESRIAPHKSFPNYVTSHAQDTHQSSALPGRKRRGVPI; encoded by the exons ATGGAGATTGCCATATCAGCAGTTGCAAGTGAACTTGTGAGCCGGTTCATCTCCTTCCTGATGAACAAGTGCCACTCAAGCCATGCGCAGTCAGAGGAAAAGAAGGTGGAAAGGTTGCAGCATCTCCTAATGAGAGCTTGTACAATCGTCGAGGAGGCGGACACTCGATACATAACAAACTCCGGGATGATGATGCAGCTCAAGATGCTCTCGGAGGCCATGTACCGAGGTCACAGCCTCCTCGATGCCTCGAGGTACCGAGCCCTCCAAGACGGTGCGGGCTTCGACAAGGTTAGCAGCAATGACTCATCTAGCAACAGTTTGTATTTAGTCATTCCAGTCAAGCGTTCTCGAACAATGGCAGAGAAAGGCAACAAGGCCATGGGCCTCGACTCACATGGTGCTTTGGAAAGCTTAGAAATTGTTGTTGCAAACATGTCAGAGTTTGTTGTGCTTTTGGGTGGATGTGAGCGCATGTCGCGTAGgccatatgatgtttatctttacaCCGACAACTTCATGTTTAGTCGACACGCTGAAAAGCAAAAGCTTTTGAGCTTTTTGTTGGAGCACAACGATCCTTCAGGTGATCATGCATTAGCCATTCTTCCGCTCATAGGTGGTGTCGCAGTTGGGAAGAAAACTTTGGTTGCTCATGTGTGTGGCGATGACAGGGTCCGTTCACGCTTCTCCTCTATTTTGCACTTGAATGGAGACAACCTTTTGGGGATACTTGGTGATGGGAGGGCCATGATTGAGataatgttggtagttattgattTCACTTCTGATGTAGGTGATGATGACTGGAAAGTTTTTCACTCATTTCTCATAAGAATGGGCAGAGGAAGCAAGGTCATCATT GCACTCGCCTTCGGAAGTATAGAGCCAGCAGAACATCCGCGGCTAGTACAAATAGCAGATGAATTTGCCATGGTGATTCATAGTTCGCAAGTTTCACTTGTGGCAACAAATATGTTCACGGATGTGTTAAGAAGCAACCTCGACGTTCAGTTCTGGCGTTGTATATTGGACAAGGTGGCAAGAATGGTTAAAAGAAACCGCTCCATTTATGGTTTGAACCCAACCATGCGTATAGAACAAGGCCATCCAGTGGACATAACAGACATTGCTTTGCATCCACTTAGCATGAAACCTTATAGTGATAATATTTCAATCAAGACGGAATTGCCAAGTGTGACATTTGGAGAACTTATAACAGATCCTACTGTTAGGCCCAAAGGAGACTTCACTCTAATTGCATGGGAATCAAGGATAGCCCCtcataaatcatttcctaattatgttacaagtcatgctcAGGATACACATCAAAGTAGTGCCCTGCCAGGGAGGAAGCGACGAGGAGTGCCAATCTAA
- the LOC123048204 gene encoding uncharacterized protein isoform X3 has protein sequence MEIAISAVASELVSRFISFLMNKCHSSHAQSEEKKVERLQHLLMRACTIVEEADTRYITNSGMMMQLKMLSEAMYRGHSLLDASRYRALQDGAGFDKVMMTGKFFTHFS, from the exons ATGGAGATTGCCATATCAGCAGTTGCAAGTGAACTTGTGAGCCGGTTCATCTCCTTCCTGATGAACAAGTGCCACTCAAGCCATGCGCAGTCAGAGGAAAAGAAGGTGGAAAGGTTGCAGCATCTCCTAATGAGAGCTTGTACAATCGTCGAGGAGGCGGACACTCGATACATAACAAACTCCGGGATGATGATGCAGCTCAAGATGCTCTCGGAGGCCATGTACCGAGGTCACAGCCTCCTCGATGCCTCGAGGTACCGAGCCCTCCAAGACGGTGCGGGCTTCGACAAG GTGATGATGACTGGAAAGTTTTTCACTCATTTCTCATAA
- the LOC123048204 gene encoding uncharacterized protein isoform X1 has translation MEIAISAVASELVSRFISFLMNKCHSSHAQSEEKKVERLQHLLMRACTIVEEADTRYITNSGMMMQLKMLSEAMYRGHSLLDASRYRALQDGAGFDKVSSNDSSSNSLYLVIPVKRSRTMAEKGNKAMGLDSHGALESLEIVVANMSEFVVLLGGCERMSRRPYDVYLYTDNFMFSRHAEKQKLLSFLLEHNDPSGDHALAILPLIGGVAVGKKTLVAHVCGDDRVRSRFSSILHLNGDNLLGILGDGRAMIEIMLVVIDFTSDVGDDDWKVFHSFLIRMGRGSKVIIVSKLKRIARFGTVKPILLSGLSHDELTYLFKALAFGSIEPAEHPRLVQIADEFAMVIHSSQVSLVATNMFTDVLRSNLDVQFWRCILDKVARMVKRNRSIYGLNPTMRIEQGHPVDITDIALHPLSMKPYSDNISIKTELPSVTFGELITDPTVRPKGDFTLIAWESRIAPHKSFPNYVTSHAQDTHQSSALPGRKRRGVPI, from the coding sequence ATGGAGATTGCCATATCAGCAGTTGCAAGTGAACTTGTGAGCCGGTTCATCTCCTTCCTGATGAACAAGTGCCACTCAAGCCATGCGCAGTCAGAGGAAAAGAAGGTGGAAAGGTTGCAGCATCTCCTAATGAGAGCTTGTACAATCGTCGAGGAGGCGGACACTCGATACATAACAAACTCCGGGATGATGATGCAGCTCAAGATGCTCTCGGAGGCCATGTACCGAGGTCACAGCCTCCTCGATGCCTCGAGGTACCGAGCCCTCCAAGACGGTGCGGGCTTCGACAAGGTTAGCAGCAATGACTCATCTAGCAACAGTTTGTATTTAGTCATTCCAGTCAAGCGTTCTCGAACAATGGCAGAGAAAGGCAACAAGGCCATGGGCCTCGACTCACATGGTGCTTTGGAAAGCTTAGAAATTGTTGTTGCAAACATGTCAGAGTTTGTTGTGCTTTTGGGTGGATGTGAGCGCATGTCGCGTAGgccatatgatgtttatctttacaCCGACAACTTCATGTTTAGTCGACACGCTGAAAAGCAAAAGCTTTTGAGCTTTTTGTTGGAGCACAACGATCCTTCAGGTGATCATGCATTAGCCATTCTTCCGCTCATAGGTGGTGTCGCAGTTGGGAAGAAAACTTTGGTTGCTCATGTGTGTGGCGATGACAGGGTCCGTTCACGCTTCTCCTCTATTTTGCACTTGAATGGAGACAACCTTTTGGGGATACTTGGTGATGGGAGGGCCATGATTGAGataatgttggtagttattgattTCACTTCTGATGTAGGTGATGATGACTGGAAAGTTTTTCACTCATTTCTCATAAGAATGGGCAGAGGAAGCAAGGTCATCATTGTAAGTAAGCTTAAAAGAATAGCCCGGTTTGGAACGGTGAAACCAATTTTACTAAGTGGGCTATCTCATGATGAGTTGACTTACCTTTTCAAGGCACTCGCCTTCGGAAGTATAGAGCCAGCAGAACATCCGCGGCTAGTACAAATAGCAGATGAATTTGCCATGGTGATTCATAGTTCGCAAGTTTCACTTGTGGCAACAAATATGTTCACGGATGTGTTAAGAAGCAACCTCGACGTTCAGTTCTGGCGTTGTATATTGGACAAGGTGGCAAGAATGGTTAAAAGAAACCGCTCCATTTATGGTTTGAACCCAACCATGCGTATAGAACAAGGCCATCCAGTGGACATAACAGACATTGCTTTGCATCCACTTAGCATGAAACCTTATAGTGATAATATTTCAATCAAGACGGAATTGCCAAGTGTGACATTTGGAGAACTTATAACAGATCCTACTGTTAGGCCCAAAGGAGACTTCACTCTAATTGCATGGGAATCAAGGATAGCCCCtcataaatcatttcctaattatgttacaagtcatgctcAGGATACACATCAAAGTAGTGCCCTGCCAGGGAGGAAGCGACGAGGAGTGCCAATCTAA